In Bacillus pumilus, the sequence CCTGCTATCCAATTATGAGGATGTTCCGGCAGAGATCAAGGGCTTTACGTTGCGTCCATACGAGTCAATCGTTTATCATTTAACCAAACGCTAATAAATGGGGCGGAAGGAAAATGAAAGAGAATAAATTTCGAGTGATTTATGATCAGCTCGCGCGACGAATTGAACAAGGTGAATGGCAGGATAAAGGCATCCTTCCATCAGAGCATGAGCTTTCCTTAATGTACGACACGTCCCGGGAGACGGTGAGAAAGGCATTAAACATCCTTGTGCAAAATGGCTATATTCAAAAAATCCGCGGGAAAGGCTCTGTATTGCTGAATCGGGAGAAAATGCAGTTCCCTGTTTCAGGTCTCGTCAGCTTTAAAGAGCTTTCCCAAACGCTTGGCCGGAAGACGGTCACAACTGTTCATGAATTTGGTTTAATCAAACCGGATCAGTATATTCAGTCTCAGCTGAAAATAAATGGGCAGGAAGACGTCTGGGAAGTTATTCGTTCTCGCAATATTAGCGGGGAAGAAGTCATTTTAGACAAGGATTACTTTTTGCAAAGGCATGTGCAGACACTGTCTAAGGACATATGCAACGGATCGATCTACGAGTATATTGAAGGAGAACTCGGTGTATCGATTAGCTATGCTCAGAAGGAATTTGTGGTGGAGCCATGTACAGAAGAGGATGCCAAGTATCTTGATTTGAATGGG encodes:
- the treR gene encoding trehalose operon repressor produces the protein MKENKFRVIYDQLARRIEQGEWQDKGILPSEHELSLMYDTSRETVRKALNILVQNGYIQKIRGKGSVLLNREKMQFPVSGLVSFKELSQTLGRKTVTTVHEFGLIKPDQYIQSQLKINGQEDVWEVIRSRNISGEEVILDKDYFLQRHVQTLSKDICNGSIYEYIEGELGVSISYAQKEFVVEPCTEEDAKYLDLNGFDHVVVVKNYVFLEDTSLFQYTESRHRLDRFRFVDFARREKMDRA